In Miscanthus floridulus cultivar M001 unplaced genomic scaffold, ASM1932011v1 os_1527_2, whole genome shotgun sequence, the following are encoded in one genomic region:
- the LOC136534115 gene encoding uncharacterized protein: MAVPNYTYLKLKMPGPGGVITIGTSFQRVYECEVKCYDHTVAIVASGELTAIRREVTEEAPDPKKSTGSFEPVEGSKEVLIDLGIPEGKVVRIGTTLSSK, encoded by the coding sequence atggccgtccccaactacacctacctcaagctgaagatgccgggccctggtggggtcatcaccatcggcacctccttccagcgtgtcTATGAGTGCGAAGTCAAATGCTACGATCACACCgtggcaatcgtcgcctccggagAGCTCACTGCCATTAggagggaggtcaccgaagaagcgcccgaccctaagaagtcgaccgggtcttttgagccagtggagggctccaaagaggtcctcatagatctcgGCATCCCCGAGGGcaaggtgg